A window of the Candidatus Nanoarchaeia archaeon genome harbors these coding sequences:
- the metK gene encoding methionine adenosyltransferase has protein sequence MQKITYITSESVTEGHPDKICDQISDAILDTLIVQDPRSRVAVECLTTTGLIIVAGEVTTKGYADIQGIARRVLREIGYTNPEFGIDCEDAGVLVSVHGQSADIAQGVEEKGEKEQGAGDQGMMYGFACNETPEFMPFPIIMAHKLTRRLAEVRKQGIIQGLGPDGKSQVSVEYHDGTPKRISAIVIAQQHTEDVSEEQLKSDILEKVVKYVCGSFMDANTKVHINATGKFVIGGPEGDTGLTGRKIIVDTYGGIGRHGGGCFSGKDPSKVDRSGAYAARYVAKNIVAAGLAEKCEVQLSYAIGVAEPTSINVDCFGTNKIPEEKINELVRKHFNLKPKGIIQMLDLLRPIYRKAAAYGHFGRNDLDFTWERTDKAEALRREAGL, from the coding sequence ATGCAAAAAATCACCTATATAACTTCTGAAAGCGTGACTGAAGGCCATCCGGACAAGATTTGCGACCAGATAAGCGATGCAATACTGGACACACTGATTGTCCAGGATCCAAGGTCACGGGTTGCTGTCGAATGCCTCACAACAACAGGCTTGATTATCGTTGCAGGAGAGGTAACTACAAAAGGGTATGCAGATATCCAGGGAATCGCAAGAAGGGTTCTGAGGGAGATAGGCTATACCAACCCTGAATTCGGGATTGACTGCGAGGATGCAGGAGTATTGGTAAGCGTCCATGGCCAGAGCGCAGATATAGCACAAGGCGTTGAGGAAAAAGGTGAGAAAGAGCAGGGCGCTGGCGACCAGGGAATGATGTATGGGTTTGCATGCAACGAGACTCCTGAATTCATGCCCTTTCCTATTATCATGGCTCATAAGCTCACGAGAAGGCTTGCAGAAGTCAGGAAGCAGGGCATCATCCAGGGGCTTGGGCCTGACGGAAAATCCCAGGTTTCTGTAGAATACCATGATGGAACGCCTAAAAGGATCTCAGCAATCGTCATTGCCCAGCAGCATACTGAAGATGTGAGTGAAGAGCAGCTGAAGAGCGACATCCTTGAGAAAGTGGTCAAGTATGTCTGCGGCAGTTTCATGGATGCAAACACTAAGGTCCATATCAATGCAACAGGAAAATTCGTGATTGGAGGCCCGGAGGGAGACACTGGCCTCACAGGAAGAAAGATCATCGTAGACACCTACGGAGGGATTGGAAGGCATGGCGGAGGCTGCTTTTCAGGAAAGGATCCTTCAAAAGTGGACAGGTCAGGAGCCTATGCAGCAAGATATGTTGCAAAGAACATTGTGGCAGCTGGCTTGGCTGAGAAATGCGAGGTCCAGCTTTCCTATGCAATCGGTGTCGCTGAACCCACCTCAATCAATGTTGACTGCTTCGGCACAAACAAGATCCCTGAAGAGAAGATCAATGAGCTTGTCAGGAAGCATTTTAACTTAAAGCCAAAAGGGATTATCCAGATGCTGGATCTTCTCAGGCCGATCTACAGGAAGGCGGCTGCCTACGGCCACTTCGGCAGAAATGACCTGGACTTCACTTGGGAGAGGACGGACAAGGCTGAAGCGCTGAGGAGAGAGGCTGGGTTGTAG